The Caldisericia bacterium genomic sequence AGATTGAGAAACATTGTTAGGGTTAAAATTACACAGAAGAATGAAGAGGGAAATCTCGACACCTCCCTTATTGGCGAAGTTATTGATGCAGCCACAGAAAATGGAGCAAATGTGGTATCTGGGATAACATTTGATGTTTTGAACAAAAAAGAGCTCAAACTTCAGGCAATTACCCTTGCTATGGAGGATGCAAAGAAAAAGGCAGAGGCAGCTCTTGCTGCTGTAAATGAAACGATAAAGACTGTAATTGAGATAAATGTTTCAGATGTATCTTTCCCCTCCTGGATTGGAAAGAATATGAATTTAAGAGGTGAATCAACTACTCCAATATTTACTGGAGCACAGAATATAACAGTTAGTGTAAATGTAAAATTTGGATTTTAATTAGAGAGGGGTTTCTCCCCTCTTTAACATTTTTATTGCCTTTTTTAAGATTTTCTTGTCATTTTTAAAGGTAATAAATTTCTTTGCCTCGTCAAAGTAAAACCAACCATACCCAAGAAATCCTTTTTCAAGTTTGACTTCATCTGTTTCAGAAAAGAACAAAAAATAGTGAACTGTCTTATCAAAAATTTCTCCATTCTCAAGATACCTGTATCTTGTTGTTCCCAATTCACATTCTGGTTCATTTACCTTTATGCCGACTTCTTCAAATATCTCCCTTTTTGCTGCATCAACAATGGTTTCA encodes the following:
- a CDS encoding SIMPL domain-containing protein (The SIMPL domain is named for its presence in mouse protein SIMPL (signalling molecule that associates with mouse pelle-like kinase). Bacterial member BP26, from Brucella, was shown to assemble into a channel-like structure, while YggE from E. coli has been associated with resistance to oxidative stress.) → MNKNLVLFVVSVLILSVGLFGVSFGGNRVANVENVASENTISVTGHGVISVKPDVCYVNLGVELQGKTAKEVSEKAATIMNNVITAIKDLGFTDEDLETVEYSLTPVYSYPQNEPPVLTGYRLRNIVRVKITQKNEEGNLDTSLIGEVIDAATENGANVVSGITFDVLNKKELKLQAITLAMEDAKKKAEAALAAVNETIKTVIEINVSDVSFPSWIGKNMNLRGESTTPIFTGAQNITVSVNVKFGF
- a CDS encoding NUDIX domain-containing protein, which gives rise to MKLTSSGGVIVFENRVLLLKREKTWVFPKGKLKEGETIVDAAKREIFEEVGIKVNEPECELGTTRYRYLENGEIFDKTVHYFLFFSETDEVKLEKGFLGYGWFYFDEAKKFITFKNDKKILKKAIKMLKRGETPL